A stretch of DNA from Arthrobacter jiangjiafuii:
TGCGGGCCGGATGGCGCGGTTCAGCGGCATCAAGCAGGGAGTGGCCGTTTGGGTCTGGGGCATCGTCATTGCGGTGGTCCTCGCCCTCATTGGCGCCATTGCCGGCAGCCAGCTGGATATCAATGCCCAGCTGAACACCTACCCGCAGCTCTCCGGGGACAACACGGCAGCAGCCGTCGTTTCGGCCATTATCGCCGCCCTTGTTGCCCTCGCCGGAGCCATCGTCGGCGGACTGACCGGAATGCGGTTCCACCGCCGCGTCGACAAGGCCGGACTTGGCAACTGACGGCGAAAAACACTCACGGATACTGCCTGGATGGGTCAGACGCACCGGCATCGAAGTGGCCGGATGGACTCTGGTCCTCCTTGGCCTGGCAGCCCTGGTCCTGCCCGGACCGGGGCTGCTGGCCCTCGCGGCCGGACTGGCCGTACTTTCACTCCAGTACCACTGGGCCGGCAGATACCTGCGGCCGCTCAAGGCCAAGGCCTTACATGCGGCCGAACAGGGAGTGTGTACCTGGCCCCGCATCAGCGCCAGCGTCAGTGGCGCCCTGGCCGTCATTGCGGCGGGCATTATCTGGGGAACCTGGACCGAAATTCCGCCCTGGTGGCCCCTCGCCGATACCTACTGGCTGCCCGGCGGCTGGGGAACCGGAGCAGGACTGATGCTGTCGGGGCTGATCGCCCTCACCCTGATCTTCTACAGCTGCTACCGGTTCCGCGGACGGCAGCCGGCAGAACCGGCGGCTGAGCCACCCGTGGCCGATGCCGCCGAAGCGGCATAACCAAGACAGGCTTTCAGGCCCCCTGGTCGGCCCGCAGCAGGGAGTTCAACCGCTGCAGCGGGGCCACCGCGGCGTTCAGGGCTTCAACTTCCTCGCCGGTCAGTCCGGCGAGCGCGCTCCGGATCGGGCCGGCCCAGGCATCCTCGATGGCCTCGTCCTGCGCCAGCGCCACTTCAGTCGGCACCAGCCGGCTGATCCTCCGGTCCGTGGGGCTGCCCTCCCGCGTCACCAGCCCGCGTTCGGTCAGGACGCGGACAGCGGCACTGGTATTGCTTTGCTTGAGGGCCATCCGCCGCGCGAGTTCCGTGACGGTCAGGCCGGGGGTTTCCAGCACATGCTTGAGCACTGCCAGTTCGGTGGAGGCAAGCGGATCGATGCCGCTGACATCGGGAATCCGCCGGTGAATGGTCCAGGCGAGGTCGCGGAGCAGTATGGCCACTTCCCGCCGCCGGGCCGCTGTCTCGCGCTCTTCGGTCATGCGCCCATCTTAACCCATATTTTGACATACATATGTTTGCATATATATAGTGGCTTTCCCCGATTCACCTACGAAAGCCACCATGCCCGACTCCAGCCTTATTCCCCCTTCCACGGGGCGCCGCACCAGCGGCCAGCTCATTCTCCTGCTCGCTCTCCTGACAGCCGTGGGACCACTGTCGATTGACCTGTATCTGCCGGCCTTCCCCGGCATGGCAGGCGATCTTGACACCACTGCCGCCGGCATCCAGCTGACCATGACCACCTTCCTGGTAGGCCTGGGACTCGGCCAGCTGTTCATCGGCCCGCTCTCCGACGGAATCGGCCGGCGCAAGCCGATGCTCGCCGGCACGTTCGTCTGTGCCGCAGCCAGCGTGATCTGCGCCGTCGCCCCCAACGTTGAAGTGCTTGCTTCGGCCCGCTTCCTGCAGGGCCTCGGAGGCGCCGCCGGCGTCGTCCTTGCCCGCGCCATCGTCTCCGATACCGCCCGCGGTGCCGCAGCAGCCAAGCTCCTGGGCATCCTGACCATCATCTGCGTTGTTGCTCCCGTCATCGCCCCGCTGGCCGGCGGCGCCATCATTGCCGCAGCGGGATGGCGGGCCGTGTTCTGGGTCCTTGCCGTACTGGTCCTGGCCCTCTTCGTGTGGGCCGTGTTTGGCGCCCAGGAAACCCTTCCGATGGAAGAGCGCAACCACGGCGGCATCAAGACCACGCTGCACGTGGCCGGAGTGGTCCTCGGCAACCGCAATTACACGGGCTACCTGCTGACCTTCTGCTTCGCATTCGCCGGACTGTTTGCCTACATCTCCGCGTCCCCGTTCGTCATCCAGAACATCATGGGACTCTCCGAGACCCGCTTCTCGCTGATCTTCGCCATGAACGCCCTGTGCATCACCATCGTCAGCGTCATCGCTGCAGCGCTGGCCGGCAAGGTGTCCTACCGCCGGATGATCGCCATCGGCCTCGTGGTTGCCATCCTGGCCGCCGCAGGGCTGCTGACCTTCGCGCTGAACGGCACGCCGATGGTTCCCATGCTGGTCCTGTTCGCGGCCTTCCAGGGCTCGCTGGGCTTCATCTTCGGCAACGCCACCGCCCTGGCCCTCGAGGAAGCCGGCCACCACGCCGGCACCGGCTCAGCCTTCCTCGGCTGCCTGCAGTACGTCCTCGCGGCCGCAGTGGCTCCCATCGTGGGTCTTGGCGGAGAAGACACCGCCGTGCCGATGGGTATCGCCATGGTCGCATTTGCGGTCCTGTCCGGTGTTTCCTACCTGACCCTGACCCGCAAGACCGCGGCACCCGCCGGGACCGAAGCAGACCTGCCGGCCCAAGCGCCTGCACAGCCGGTTTCCTAGGGGCACAGCCGGTTTCCCCAGGGGCACAGCCGGTTTCCCCAGGTCCTGCCCGACCGGGCAGCACACCCACCCGAACCTCTGCCACGCCTCCGCGTCGGCAGTGATTCGGCATACGCCTCCGTGTGCCGTCAAGGCTCCCGGGGGCGTCTTTTTTTCTCCCCCCGGCTTTTCGCCAAGCGCAACAGCCTGCCCATTTTTCCCGGTGATTTCCGGCTAGTACTGGCAGAGATGCGCGGCTGCTGGAAGGATATGAGCCTGACGGCAACACTCCAGCACACGTCACTCACACAGCCGGAAGGAAGTTACAGAACCCCGCTTTTCCTCCTTCAGCCCGGGCCCGGGCAGCAGGACCGCAGGAGGGGTGAGCACGCCCCCTACCTGCCGCAGGACCGCCGCGCAACCAGCCGATGACGCTCCGTTTCCCCGCCGCCCCAGCGGCCCGCTTGGAACCCCGCGCCCCGCCTTTGGCATGCCGCCACCAGGCTTGCGCCACTGCTCCACGTCTTCTCATATCC
This window harbors:
- a CDS encoding PGPGW domain-containing protein; this translates as MATDGEKHSRILPGWVRRTGIEVAGWTLVLLGLAALVLPGPGLLALAAGLAVLSLQYHWAGRYLRPLKAKALHAAEQGVCTWPRISASVSGALAVIAAGIIWGTWTEIPPWWPLADTYWLPGGWGTGAGLMLSGLIALTLIFYSCYRFRGRQPAEPAAEPPVADAAEAA
- a CDS encoding MarR family winged helix-turn-helix transcriptional regulator; the protein is MTEERETAARRREVAILLRDLAWTIHRRIPDVSGIDPLASTELAVLKHVLETPGLTVTELARRMALKQSNTSAAVRVLTERGLVTREGSPTDRRISRLVPTEVALAQDEAIEDAWAGPIRSALAGLTGEEVEALNAAVAPLQRLNSLLRADQGA
- a CDS encoding multidrug effflux MFS transporter, which translates into the protein MPDSSLIPPSTGRRTSGQLILLLALLTAVGPLSIDLYLPAFPGMAGDLDTTAAGIQLTMTTFLVGLGLGQLFIGPLSDGIGRRKPMLAGTFVCAAASVICAVAPNVEVLASARFLQGLGGAAGVVLARAIVSDTARGAAAAKLLGILTIICVVAPVIAPLAGGAIIAAAGWRAVFWVLAVLVLALFVWAVFGAQETLPMEERNHGGIKTTLHVAGVVLGNRNYTGYLLTFCFAFAGLFAYISASPFVIQNIMGLSETRFSLIFAMNALCITIVSVIAAALAGKVSYRRMIAIGLVVAILAAAGLLTFALNGTPMVPMLVLFAAFQGSLGFIFGNATALALEEAGHHAGTGSAFLGCLQYVLAAAVAPIVGLGGEDTAVPMGIAMVAFAVLSGVSYLTLTRKTAAPAGTEADLPAQAPAQPVS